From the genome of Pelobacter propionicus DSM 2379, one region includes:
- a CDS encoding UvrD-helicase domain-containing protein yields the protein MKQQNNIQTKRSSFTPTQEQQDTINKAVSMSPAETLFITAFAGAAKTSTLVMIAEAVATSKMLYLAFNKAIVNEAQKRFPSNVEVRTTHSLAFRFTAKGKKVRVSNYRAAEIASELDIEYEKAVQVLSLFDHYCNSALPSISKIAADEEILKLVKTIYDRMQSGAMEITHSWYLKEFQLLLVSGAIKISGYHYCLLDEAQDVNPVTLSIFTHLPGRRIAVGDKHQKIYGFRGAIDAMVGEEKVKSTPGTSIMRLTTTFRCQQHIVDHANWILGTFKGEKTQIISANNSHPTKESMAVITRTNSALIEYIDDIDEFNLTRTPELLFDCLLSLLNWKYGRHGEISKAFKFLTFFSNMAEINNYVEQSNDQELAQGLKLLEKYDNAEWANRGFRAGAKIRKLYEKARIQYNQNGLAKVTLTTAHSCKGLEFDTAILGSDFPNLGEIIAKLRKDKVITSPDDFLLSKKQEVVAAREECNLYYVAVTRAKYELQDRTPTFDLYADHMTIDDIFSQISV from the coding sequence ATGAAACAGCAAAACAATATTCAGACCAAACGTAGCAGCTTTACTCCTACGCAAGAGCAGCAAGATACAATCAACAAGGCTGTCTCCATGTCGCCTGCCGAGACTCTTTTTATTACTGCATTTGCGGGTGCTGCCAAAACCAGCACATTGGTTATGATTGCAGAAGCCGTTGCGACTTCCAAGATGCTGTATCTCGCGTTTAACAAGGCGATCGTCAATGAGGCCCAGAAACGGTTCCCGAGCAACGTCGAAGTTAGGACTACACATTCTCTGGCGTTCCGTTTCACAGCAAAGGGCAAAAAAGTGAGAGTCAGTAATTATCGTGCAGCAGAAATCGCCAGCGAACTGGATATTGAGTACGAGAAAGCTGTTCAGGTCCTTTCACTGTTCGATCATTACTGCAACAGCGCTTTGCCCAGTATTTCAAAGATCGCAGCAGACGAAGAAATACTGAAATTGGTTAAAACAATTTATGATCGGATGCAATCCGGAGCAATGGAGATTACCCACTCTTGGTATCTAAAGGAATTTCAACTTTTATTGGTTTCGGGTGCAATTAAGATCAGTGGTTATCATTACTGCCTTCTTGATGAGGCGCAAGATGTGAACCCTGTAACGCTATCAATCTTCACCCATTTACCGGGGAGGCGCATTGCTGTCGGGGACAAACACCAGAAGATATATGGTTTCCGTGGGGCAATCGATGCAATGGTTGGTGAAGAGAAAGTAAAATCTACTCCCGGCACGTCTATTATGCGTCTTACAACTACATTTCGGTGCCAGCAACACATTGTAGATCACGCCAACTGGATACTTGGCACATTCAAAGGCGAGAAAACACAGATAATAAGCGCAAACAACAGTCATCCTACCAAGGAGTCAATGGCCGTTATCACCCGGACAAACTCAGCCCTTATCGAGTACATTGACGACATTGATGAGTTCAACCTCACTCGCACTCCGGAGCTACTGTTTGACTGCCTGCTTTCACTTCTGAATTGGAAATACGGGCGTCATGGCGAGATATCCAAGGCATTTAAGTTTCTAACCTTCTTTAGCAATATGGCTGAAATCAACAACTATGTTGAGCAGTCGAATGACCAAGAATTGGCGCAGGGTTTGAAATTGCTGGAAAAATACGACAACGCGGAGTGGGCTAATCGCGGATTCCGTGCCGGTGCAAAGATTCGCAAACTCTATGAAAAGGCTCGCATCCAATATAATCAAAACGGTCTTGCCAAGGTAACTCTTACCACGGCACATAGTTGCAAAGGCCTGGAATTCGATACAGCCATACTGGGGAGCGATTTTCCGAACCTTGGGGAGATCATTGCGAAGCTACGCAAAGATAAGGTAATAACTTCACCCGACGACTTTTTGCTCAGCAAGAAACAGGAAGTTGTGGCAGCTCGCGAGGAATGCAATCTCTATTATGTCGCCGTTACCCGAGCAAAATACGAACTACAGGACCGCACCCCCACCTTTGATCTGTATGCCGATCACATGACGATCGATGACATTTTCAGCCAGATAAGCGTATGA
- a CDS encoding PRTRC system protein A encodes MDAILQEQFPTVMVPRYGDFVPLAHNGRRFLSASDGLWLEEKNQWLHILWPLALQNQVAMPYGSLQKKVDFLYGEFPVDMITRFMVEAKERFPLECAAWFTWDTYLKRFNYYSLHARQASLDNLDYACPVLPETECLVCDIHSHGRHPAVFSPEDNNDDRGETKIAVVLGRINSSPSIAFRLCVAGLKIPIKYNLAKLPFLEET; translated from the coding sequence ATGGACGCAATTCTTCAGGAGCAATTTCCAACAGTGATGGTGCCGCGGTACGGAGACTTCGTGCCGCTGGCGCACAATGGCAGGCGATTCCTGTCCGCATCGGACGGCCTCTGGCTGGAAGAGAAAAATCAATGGTTGCACATCCTGTGGCCACTGGCTCTCCAGAATCAGGTCGCAATGCCTTATGGCTCCCTGCAAAAAAAGGTCGATTTTCTGTACGGAGAGTTTCCGGTGGACATGATCACTAGATTCATGGTCGAAGCAAAGGAACGGTTTCCACTCGAATGTGCTGCATGGTTCACCTGGGACACATATCTCAAGCGATTCAATTACTATTCCCTGCATGCCCGACAAGCGAGTTTGGATAACCTTGACTACGCGTGTCCCGTGCTGCCAGAAACAGAATGTTTGGTGTGTGACATACATTCCCATGGACGACATCCGGCTGTTTTTTCGCCGGAAGACAACAATGATGACAGAGGTGAAACCAAAATAGCAGTCGTGCTAGGACGTATAAATTCTTCTCCTTCGATTGCGTTCCGCCTGTGCGTAGCAGGACTGAAGATACCAATTAAATACAATCTGGCAAAATTGCCTTTTCTGGAGGAAACATGA
- a CDS encoding M50 family metallopeptidase has translation MMMSLFALAILILLHEAGHFFAARWFHISVPEFSIGFGARVFGWKRNGTTYNLRAIPLGGYIKTDDLSGRPVRQRVLVALAGPAANLLFAYLVFTFTSFVGVPQLTTRIGTVFTGHPAASAGIQPGDRVISVNGTHVTTWTEMITLIDQGRDREVKLTVETEQRDRSISLKPEIREGRGVIGVKADGESTSTSSGANAPQEGWRLTWSNLKSSSGMFLSLVSFQNFNKLGGPLYIAKAGAEQSHLGMIPLLYFMAIISSNLVTLNLLPIPILDGGLVLLAAWEGIFRKPFNATFTRVLTGLSLGLMVSLALFALINDIARMIKPS, from the coding sequence ATGATGATGTCGCTTTTTGCACTTGCGATACTGATTTTACTCCATGAGGCTGGGCACTTTTTCGCAGCAAGGTGGTTTCATATTTCGGTCCCTGAATTTTCAATCGGGTTTGGTGCTCGGGTTTTTGGGTGGAAAAGGAATGGCACCACCTACAACCTACGTGCAATCCCCCTTGGTGGCTACATAAAGACAGATGACTTGTCAGGAAGACCAGTACGACAGAGAGTCCTGGTAGCCTTGGCTGGGCCTGCAGCAAATCTCCTGTTCGCATACCTGGTGTTCACGTTTACTTCTTTTGTCGGAGTTCCCCAGCTCACTACCAGGATTGGAACCGTCTTTACCGGTCATCCAGCTGCCTCGGCAGGTATACAGCCAGGTGACAGAGTAATAAGCGTCAACGGAACACACGTGACTACCTGGACAGAGATGATCACATTGATCGACCAGGGCCGCGATAGAGAGGTAAAACTCACAGTCGAAACAGAACAAAGAGACAGATCCATATCCCTGAAGCCTGAGATCCGGGAGGGCAGGGGAGTGATCGGGGTAAAAGCGGACGGTGAGTCAACTTCGACCAGTTCTGGCGCTAATGCGCCCCAGGAGGGATGGCGATTGACGTGGAGTAATCTGAAGTCTTCCTCCGGAATGTTCCTGAGCCTGGTCTCCTTCCAAAACTTCAATAAGCTGGGCGGTCCTTTATACATCGCAAAGGCTGGCGCCGAACAAAGTCACCTTGGGATGATACCACTACTGTATTTCATGGCTATCATAAGCTCAAATCTCGTGACGCTGAATCTTTTGCCGATACCCATACTAGATGGTGGCCTTGTGCTTCTGGCAGCCTGGGAGGGCATATTTCGAAAGCCATTTAATGCGACATTCACACGGGTTTTAACAGGTCTCAGCCTTGGCTTGATGGTCTCTCTGGCGCTGTTTGCGCTGATCAACGATATTGCAAGAATGATAAAACCAAGTTAA
- a CDS encoding response regulator, translated as MILKPITVLIVEDEPGHAKLALKYFSKLEDVTSLTFSTGRKALEYLADKEVVELRHHVVVLDLNMPGMDGQQVLENIKKSEKLAIVPVIVLSSTDSEEEISKCYASGANLYLVKQMDYAEYKNTLFYISEYIQMYRRT; from the coding sequence ATGATCCTAAAACCAATTACTGTGTTGATTGTTGAAGACGAACCAGGACACGCGAAATTGGCATTGAAATACTTTTCAAAGCTTGAAGACGTAACATCGCTAACCTTTTCTACCGGCAGGAAGGCACTGGAATATCTTGCCGATAAAGAAGTCGTAGAGTTGAGGCATCACGTAGTGGTTCTTGATTTGAATATGCCAGGCATGGACGGGCAACAAGTACTTGAGAATATAAAGAAAAGCGAAAAACTAGCTATAGTTCCTGTAATAGTACTTTCTTCAACAGATAGTGAAGAAGAAATATCAAAATGCTATGCAAGTGGAGCGAACCTGTATTTAGTCAAACAGATGGATTATGCCGAGTACAAGAATACATTGTTTTACATAAGCGAGTATATACAGATGTATAGGCGGACATAA
- a CDS encoding PAS domain-containing sensor histidine kinase: MYTSTDNNTPMIIASKEGIILETNEAVEKHLGYKTETLTGKHIESVLKNIDLNACFSEVTINCSSGSRLCLLAVVSTVVDNNYNTVKYIVRFTDVEKLPTMAKRIAEERAKVGATKAELQMFVSCISHDLRSPLVSIEGFIVELEELLNDMREHTSTTCEQNKECKKTFDDIFDNMNEAIGFVDTSVTRLKRLVNIVVDLHKNSERKLNNKSIDIKSILNMLISSMQHQIDKANCIIRLNEQMPHLNADPSVIERIFANILDNAIKYLDPSRPGQIDIDYYIKDQKVIFTIKDNGIGISEKSRKYVFQPFRRATDRDIPGDGVGMPMVKSLIDLYNGEIWFNSKEQRGTTFYLSFPTAMLA; encoded by the coding sequence ATGTACACATCGACAGACAATAATACACCAATGATTATAGCCTCAAAAGAAGGTATTATATTAGAAACCAATGAGGCTGTTGAAAAACACCTTGGTTATAAGACAGAAACGCTGACCGGAAAACACATTGAATCGGTACTAAAAAACATTGACTTAAATGCATGCTTCTCTGAAGTAACCATAAACTGTTCGTCTGGATCACGATTATGTTTATTAGCAGTTGTTTCAACCGTTGTTGATAACAACTATAACACAGTTAAATACATAGTAAGATTCACAGACGTAGAAAAACTGCCAACAATGGCGAAGCGCATTGCTGAGGAAAGAGCAAAAGTCGGGGCTACGAAAGCAGAACTACAAATGTTTGTGTCCTGTATTTCACACGACCTCAGATCACCACTTGTCAGTATAGAGGGTTTTATTGTAGAGCTTGAAGAGTTGCTAAACGATATGAGGGAGCATACCAGCACAACGTGCGAACAAAATAAAGAATGCAAGAAAACCTTCGATGATATCTTTGATAATATGAATGAGGCAATAGGCTTTGTTGACACAAGTGTGACTCGCCTTAAACGCTTAGTGAACATTGTCGTCGATCTTCATAAAAATAGTGAAAGGAAGCTTAATAACAAGTCAATTGATATAAAGTCTATACTGAATATGCTGATATCATCGATGCAGCATCAAATCGATAAGGCAAACTGCATTATAAGGCTAAATGAGCAAATGCCACATCTAAATGCTGATCCATCAGTGATTGAAAGGATCTTTGCTAATATACTCGACAATGCGATTAAATACCTAGATCCGTCTCGACCCGGACAAATAGATATTGACTATTATATAAAAGATCAAAAAGTTATATTTACTATTAAAGATAACGGAATAGGAATAAGCGAAAAAAGCAGAAAATACGTATTTCAGCCATTCAGAAGAGCAACAGATAGAGATATTCCTGGCGACGGAGTTGGGATGCCTATGGTTAAATCACTTATTGATTTATATAATGGCGAAATATGGTTTAATTCAAAGGAACAACGTGGAACCACTTTCTATTTGTCTTTCCCAACGGCGATGCTTGCCTGA
- a CDS encoding YfiR family protein — translation MSTRPTFIGLTVFAIMVIGTLVTATSLPNETTTYSIKAAFLVNMLGFIEISPRPLSKPLICTITSEEINQNIKNYLLANNLVERVGVKNISYNRSLDQCWTLYIENNQVRGSGFMLAEARNKGILSIVGENYIGSGSMVYLHFIDKKLRFDFDKNLVDAAKIKIDARLLNLARKVYK, via the coding sequence ATGAGTACAAGGCCGACGTTTATTGGGCTTACAGTGTTTGCCATAATGGTTATTGGCACACTTGTGACGGCAACATCTCTGCCGAATGAAACAACAACGTATAGCATTAAAGCCGCATTTTTAGTTAATATGCTTGGTTTTATAGAAATTTCCCCCAGACCTTTATCAAAACCCTTGATCTGCACAATTACCTCAGAAGAAATCAACCAGAACATAAAAAACTACTTATTAGCTAACAACTTGGTTGAGCGTGTTGGCGTTAAAAACATTAGCTACAATAGATCGCTCGACCAATGCTGGACTTTATACATAGAGAACAATCAGGTACGTGGCTCAGGTTTCATGCTTGCAGAAGCAAGAAATAAAGGAATCCTGAGTATTGTCGGAGAAAACTATATTGGCTCTGGCAGCATGGTCTATCTTCACTTTATAGATAAAAAGCTTCGTTTTGATTTTGATAAAAACCTTGTTGATGCAGCAAAGATAAAAATAGATGCCCGTTTGCTTAATTTGGCACGGAAGGTCTACAAATGA
- a CDS encoding HAMP domain-containing sensor histidine kinase, with protein sequence MTSTVFNNMPLAGKLQRLLVKSIFICCCVIAISQCLSLAYTFNKEFDTSARKTADIIARNIEPTLNFGDIDTATKFLQSLSVDDTIEAAAVYDNNGELFALYSNKAGQVPSYNKNIDIGTSIIRQEIHKRIISTNTLRQGEKLGTIYIKYKPSVLYLSLLTSISFLAIAFVIAYVAGKYLIRTHIPTITKPIEKLTETATIIANKKQYDIRIPVSYCDEIGRMTDSFNEMLEQINQRDMELVAIQEDLENQVVLRTRQLAEQTEELKKLNTDLQHFVAIMRHDLRAPMLNLTIYLSDIKEKTHKLAKFIYSNRNTMSQNDNDIIEKITVDIEYGIEINVKAIQTINNIFNAVMEITAISKLKVDCKPFNPYFTIKCLVDTYKEKADANNVNVKLLDMPLIIVTDRKILSKILACLLDNAIKFTANSLVREVSIRCEESLYDWKIHVADTGPGVPDYMNNRIFDLFRRGDQETPDDSSGFGLAYAKTLASRLRATIEWNSVEGEGSVFTVVIRKAANA encoded by the coding sequence ATGACATCTACGGTATTCAACAACATGCCTTTGGCTGGTAAGCTTCAAAGGTTGCTAGTTAAGTCAATATTCATTTGCTGCTGTGTTATTGCAATATCACAGTGTTTATCGCTTGCTTATACTTTCAATAAAGAATTCGATACTTCAGCACGTAAAACTGCTGACATAATTGCTAGGAACATCGAGCCGACACTCAATTTCGGAGACATAGATACTGCAACTAAATTCCTTCAATCACTTTCAGTAGATGACACTATCGAGGCAGCTGCTGTATACGATAATAATGGTGAGCTATTTGCACTATACTCTAATAAAGCAGGACAGGTACCAAGCTACAACAAAAACATTGATATTGGTACAAGCATAATTAGGCAAGAAATACACAAGAGGATAATATCAACGAACACATTAAGACAGGGTGAAAAGCTTGGAACAATATATATAAAATACAAGCCATCAGTTCTTTACTTATCTCTTTTAACATCAATATCGTTTCTTGCTATAGCTTTTGTGATAGCTTATGTTGCTGGAAAGTATTTAATACGAACACATATCCCAACAATCACCAAGCCAATTGAGAAACTTACTGAAACCGCAACAATCATTGCCAATAAAAAGCAATACGACATTCGGATACCGGTAAGCTACTGTGATGAAATTGGCCGTATGACTGACAGCTTCAACGAGATGCTTGAACAGATCAATCAAAGAGACATGGAACTGGTTGCAATTCAAGAGGATCTCGAGAATCAGGTTGTTTTACGAACTCGGCAATTAGCCGAACAGACTGAAGAGCTAAAAAAACTCAATACCGATCTGCAGCATTTTGTAGCAATCATGAGACATGACTTGCGCGCACCAATGCTTAATTTGACTATATATCTGAGCGATATAAAAGAAAAAACACATAAACTAGCAAAGTTCATATACAGCAACAGAAATACTATGTCGCAAAACGACAATGATATTATTGAAAAAATAACCGTCGACATTGAATATGGAATTGAAATAAACGTCAAAGCCATACAAACAATAAACAATATATTCAACGCTGTCATGGAAATAACAGCTATAAGCAAACTGAAAGTTGATTGCAAACCATTTAACCCATACTTTACAATAAAGTGCTTAGTAGACACGTATAAGGAAAAAGCGGATGCAAATAATGTCAATGTTAAATTATTAGATATGCCTCTTATCATTGTAACAGACCGTAAAATATTGAGTAAAATACTCGCTTGTTTGCTTGATAATGCTATCAAATTCACAGCAAATTCACTGGTCCGCGAAGTATCAATACGTTGCGAAGAGAGCCTTTACGATTGGAAAATACATGTAGCAGACACTGGGCCCGGGGTGCCTGATTACATGAATAATAGAATCTTTGATCTTTTTCGTCGTGGCGACCAAGAAACTCCAGATGATAGCTCTGGATTTGGGCTGGCATATGCGAAAACATTGGCCAGCCGACTGCGTGCAACCATTGAATGGAATTCTGTAGAAGGGGAGGGATCCGTGTTTACTGTAGTCATCAGGAAGGCAGCAAATGCATGA
- a CDS encoding TonB-dependent receptor plug domain-containing protein — MRVSLLSASLFLSWIITKTALGAQELSTQSDSQKLEDLLSMEISVASARPSIPSEAPAVVSVITREEIEQSGARDLVDVLRTIPGFDFAVDIWGVVGLGFRGLWGHEGKIKLTVDGMGFNEIMYGNIPFSNHFPVENIERIEIIRGPGSSKYGNFAELAVINIVTQIGSETPGLKVTSTTGLYDAGFARENVAARYGKEIGSDGYFGVSLYGGMAQQSANTYHDPLGNSWDMKDNSDLKTQNAELVFHKGDFYAGFIYDHHKITYRDDYGYVIPENAHVSFTTYNGQLSYKSRITDNLSITPNFSLSVQQPWRKTDVRVEHPSYYDPTAYQYRLGLNVDWDINSNVSTLIGGNYEWQKASYGGDESSRYYLFSGGEQDARFDRYSLYNEWSVKTTYVNLTAGLRAEKNTGYDFSYAPRVCLIKTFDDLSLKLIYNHAFRAPAIEQLTDSIKTGVKLKDETSDNYEIEASYRISNTQNITGNLFYVRMHNAIVYNYDDVREMDNYINAGPVGSIGAELQYRIVDFWGHMTLNYSYYRPTERSAHYYNIPNKDSMFLGFPSHKVTIDAGYKVTKNLNVNTTLIFNSARYGFDEIDRNTGTPVVNRHSPELVANLYLLYKNAFCKGFDIGFGIYDIFATNHSYSQPYNGGHAALPGPGREYVLRLSYIPPI; from the coding sequence ATGAGAGTAAGTCTTTTAAGTGCTTCGCTCTTTCTTTCCTGGATAATCACAAAAACGGCTTTAGGTGCACAAGAGCTATCGACTCAATCCGATTCACAAAAATTGGAAGACCTCCTGAGCATGGAGATATCCGTGGCGTCCGCCCGGCCATCAATCCCAAGTGAGGCCCCTGCAGTAGTCAGTGTCATCACCCGCGAGGAGATAGAACAGTCAGGAGCTCGCGACCTCGTGGATGTATTACGGACTATCCCTGGTTTCGATTTTGCGGTTGATATCTGGGGAGTTGTGGGGCTTGGGTTTCGAGGCCTGTGGGGACATGAAGGGAAAATTAAATTGACTGTTGACGGCATGGGTTTCAACGAGATCATGTATGGCAACATTCCTTTTAGTAATCACTTCCCGGTCGAGAACATTGAGCGGATAGAGATTATTCGCGGCCCGGGGTCATCCAAATACGGAAACTTTGCTGAATTGGCTGTTATCAATATCGTTACACAGATTGGTTCAGAAACTCCAGGCTTGAAGGTGACGTCCACTACGGGTCTCTACGATGCAGGGTTTGCCAGGGAAAACGTGGCTGCCAGGTATGGCAAAGAGATCGGCTCCGATGGCTACTTTGGTGTTTCCCTTTATGGTGGAATGGCCCAGCAAAGCGCAAACACTTACCACGATCCACTGGGGAACTCTTGGGATATGAAGGATAATTCCGATCTCAAGACTCAAAACGCCGAACTTGTTTTTCACAAAGGGGACTTTTATGCCGGATTCATCTACGACCATCACAAGATCACATACCGCGATGATTATGGATACGTAATCCCCGAAAATGCTCACGTTAGCTTTACTACCTATAACGGGCAGCTTTCTTATAAATCAAGGATCACGGATAATTTATCAATCACCCCGAACTTTTCCTTATCAGTACAACAACCATGGAGGAAGACCGATGTTCGAGTTGAACACCCGTCTTATTATGATCCAACCGCATATCAATATCGTTTAGGCCTTAACGTTGATTGGGATATCAACTCAAATGTCAGTACACTCATCGGAGGCAACTATGAGTGGCAAAAGGCTAGCTATGGAGGAGATGAGTCAAGCCGATATTATCTCTTTTCTGGTGGCGAACAAGACGCACGCTTTGACCGATATTCCTTGTACAATGAGTGGTCAGTCAAAACGACTTACGTCAATCTCACTGCTGGGCTTCGAGCAGAGAAGAACACTGGATACGATTTCTCTTATGCACCACGAGTCTGCTTGATTAAAACATTCGATGATCTGAGTCTGAAGCTGATCTATAACCATGCTTTTAGAGCGCCAGCTATTGAGCAACTAACAGATAGTATAAAGACAGGCGTAAAACTGAAAGACGAGACATCAGATAACTATGAGATAGAGGCTTCCTATCGCATCAGCAACACACAAAACATCACAGGAAACCTGTTCTATGTGAGAATGCATAACGCCATCGTCTATAATTATGATGATGTTCGAGAGATGGACAACTATATAAATGCGGGACCAGTAGGATCAATTGGCGCCGAACTCCAATATCGGATTGTGGATTTTTGGGGCCACATGACACTGAACTATTCCTATTACCGACCAACAGAACGCTCAGCCCACTATTACAACATTCCAAACAAAGACAGCATGTTTCTCGGGTTTCCTTCACACAAGGTCACTATCGATGCTGGGTATAAAGTCACGAAGAACTTGAATGTTAATACGACACTGATCTTTAACAGTGCCCGTTACGGATTTGACGAAATCGACAGAAATACGGGCACCCCCGTCGTAAATCGTCATAGCCCTGAACTGGTTGCAAATCTGTACTTGCTTTATAAGAACGCCTTCTGCAAGGGGTTTGACATTGGATTCGGAATCTATGACATTTTCGCTACGAACCACTCCTATAGCCAACCGTACAATGGGGGGCATGCCGCTCTTCCTGGTCCTGGCCGAGAGTACGTCCTCCGGCTTTCGTATATCCCACCAATCTGA
- a CDS encoding metal-sensitive transcriptional regulator — MQGASQKKLSARVKRIGGQVAGIERMLEERRYCVDILNQISAVRSALDALGIELLTRHLETCVLGHGSNSEHESAKPMTQQELLDEVKTALSRFLK; from the coding sequence ATGCAAGGTGCATCACAAAAGAAACTGTCGGCGAGGGTGAAGCGAATCGGTGGGCAGGTGGCGGGGATAGAGCGGATGCTCGAAGAAAGGCGCTACTGCGTGGATATCCTGAACCAGATCTCGGCGGTACGTTCGGCCCTGGATGCCCTTGGCATCGAACTGCTCACCAGACACCTGGAAACCTGCGTGCTGGGGCATGGCAGCAACTCGGAGCACGAAAGCGCAAAGCCGATGACGCAACAGGAGCTCCTGGATGAAGTAAAGACTGCACTGTCACGGTTTCTGAAGTAG